The following proteins come from a genomic window of Pseudomonas hygromyciniae:
- the tpiA gene encoding triose-phosphate isomerase — protein MRRTMVAGNWKMHGTRASVAELVNGLRHLALPSGVDIAVFPPCLHINQVVDGLKGKSIQIGAQNSAVEAMQGALTGEIAPSQLVDAGCSYVLVGHSERRQMMGERDGTLNRKFAAAQACGLIPVLCIGETLEQRESGKTLEVVSRQLGSIIEELGVGAFAKAVIAYEPVWAIGTGLTATPQQAQDVHAAIRAQLAAENSEVAQGVRLLYGGSVKAANAVELFGMPDIDGGLIGGASLNADEFGAICRAAGN, from the coding sequence ATGCGTCGCACTATGGTAGCTGGTAACTGGAAGATGCACGGTACCCGCGCCAGTGTCGCTGAGCTGGTCAATGGCCTTCGTCACTTGGCCCTGCCGAGCGGTGTCGATATTGCGGTATTCCCGCCTTGCTTGCATATCAACCAAGTGGTTGATGGCTTGAAAGGCAAGTCGATCCAGATCGGCGCACAGAACTCCGCAGTAGAAGCCATGCAGGGTGCGTTGACCGGTGAGATTGCACCGAGTCAGCTGGTTGATGCGGGTTGTTCCTATGTGCTCGTTGGGCACTCCGAGCGCCGTCAGATGATGGGCGAGCGTGATGGGACACTCAATCGCAAGTTCGCAGCGGCACAGGCTTGTGGCCTGATTCCAGTGTTGTGCATAGGGGAGACCCTCGAGCAGCGTGAATCGGGTAAAACTCTTGAAGTTGTCTCGCGTCAGCTTGGCAGTATCATCGAGGAGCTGGGTGTCGGTGCCTTTGCAAAGGCAGTGATTGCTTACGAGCCGGTCTGGGCCATTGGCACCGGGCTGACTGCTACACCGCAACAGGCGCAGGATGTGCACGCAGCCATCCGCGCGCAGTTGGCGGCAGAGAATTCTGAGGTCGCGCAAGGTGTGCGGCTTCTATACGGCGGCAGCGTGAAGGCGGCCAATGCGGTCGAACTGTTCGGCATGCCGGATATCGATGGGGGGCTCATTGGTGGAGCTTCCCTGAATGCAGATGAGTTCGGTGCGATTTGTCGCGCCGCGGGAAACTGA
- the secG gene encoding preprotein translocase subunit SecG gives MLETVVVVFHLLGALGVVALVLLQQGKGADAGASFGAGASNTVFGSQGSSTFLSKFTAILAAGFFITSLGLGYFAKEKAHVLTQAGLPDPAVLEVPKAKPASDDVPVLQEQKSATPATDVPPAQEQK, from the coding sequence ATGCTGGAAACAGTCGTAGTCGTTTTTCATCTGTTGGGTGCACTGGGCGTTGTTGCCCTGGTATTGCTGCAACAGGGTAAAGGTGCGGACGCTGGTGCGTCTTTCGGGGCAGGTGCTTCAAATACTGTGTTCGGAAGCCAAGGTTCCTCTACCTTTCTTAGTAAGTTTACTGCTATACTTGCCGCCGGTTTCTTCATAACCAGCCTGGGGTTAGGTTACTTTGCTAAAGAGAAAGCTCATGTGCTGACTCAAGCAGGTTTGCCAGATCCAGCAGTGTTGGAAGTTCCAAAAGCAAAACCGGCTTCTGATGATGTCCCGGTGCTTCAAGAGCAAAAGTCGGCTACTCCAGCGACTGACGTGCCTCCAGCTCAAGAGCAGAAGTAA
- the rimP gene encoding ribosome maturation factor RimP, giving the protein MSSKLEELQALLAPVVVALGYECWGVEFSAQGRHSMLRVYIDKEGGVLVDDCAIVSRQISGVLDVEDPIAVEYTLEVSSPGMERPLFTIEQFAKYAGEQVKIKLRSPFEGRRNFQGLLRGVEEQDVVVQVEDHEFLLPIDMIDKANIIPSFD; this is encoded by the coding sequence GTGTCGAGCAAGCTAGAAGAGTTGCAGGCCTTGCTGGCCCCGGTGGTCGTGGCCCTAGGCTATGAATGCTGGGGTGTTGAGTTTTCGGCTCAAGGTCGCCACTCAATGTTGCGCGTTTATATCGATAAAGAGGGCGGTGTGCTGGTGGACGATTGTGCCATCGTCAGCCGTCAGATCAGCGGTGTCCTGGATGTTGAAGATCCGATCGCCGTTGAATACACCCTCGAAGTTTCCTCGCCAGGCATGGAACGCCCACTGTTCACTATTGAGCAGTTTGCTAAATATGCCGGTGAACAAGTGAAGATCAAGCTGCGATCTCCTTTCGAAGGGCGACGCAACTTTCAGGGCCTTCTGCGCGGTGTAGAAGAACAGGATGTAGTGGTGCAGGTAGAAGACCACGAGTTCCTGTTGCCGATCGATATGATCGACAAGGCCAACATTATTCCCAGTTTTGACTGA
- the nusA gene encoding transcription termination factor NusA — translation MSKEVLLVVESVSNEKGVPANVIFEALELALATATKKRFEDEVDLRVEINRHTGAYETFRRWTVVEEADLDDPAIETWPSKVAQTHPGAQVGDVVEEKIESIEFGRIAAQTAKQVIVQKVREAERAQVVDAYRERLGEIISGTVKKVTRDNVIVDLGNNAEALLAREDIISRETFRVGVRLRALLKEIRTENRGPQLILSRTAPEMLIELFRIEVPEIAEGLIEVMAASRDPGSRAKIAVRSKDKRIDPQGACIGMRGSRVQAVSGELGGERVDIVLWDDNPAQFVINAMSPAEVAAIIVDEDAHAMDIAVGADNLAQAIGRGGQNVRLASQLTGWTLNVMTESDIQAKQQAETGDILRNFIDELEVDEDLAQVLVDEGFTSLEEIAYVPVEEMLNIDGFDEDTVNELRARAKDRLLTKAIATEEKLADAHPAEDLLSLEGMDKDLAMELAVRGVVTREDLAEQSIDDLLDIDGIDDDRAGKLIMAARAHWFE, via the coding sequence ATGAGCAAAGAAGTACTGCTGGTTGTTGAGTCGGTATCCAATGAAAAGGGCGTACCGGCAAACGTGATTTTTGAAGCGCTGGAGCTGGCCCTGGCCACTGCTACCAAAAAGCGGTTTGAAGACGAAGTTGATCTGCGTGTGGAAATCAACCGCCACACCGGAGCCTATGAGACTTTCCGTCGCTGGACGGTCGTCGAAGAAGCCGATCTTGATGATCCGGCCATCGAAACCTGGCCAAGCAAGGTTGCGCAAACGCATCCTGGTGCCCAGGTTGGTGACGTCGTCGAGGAAAAGATCGAGTCCATCGAGTTCGGCCGCATCGCTGCACAGACTGCCAAGCAAGTCATCGTGCAAAAGGTCCGCGAAGCCGAGCGCGCCCAAGTTGTTGACGCCTATCGCGAGCGCCTGGGGGAAATCATCTCCGGCACCGTGAAAAAAGTGACCCGCGACAACGTGATCGTCGACCTGGGTAACAACGCAGAAGCGTTGCTGGCCCGTGAAGACATCATTTCCCGCGAAACCTTCCGTGTTGGCGTGCGTTTGCGTGCGCTGCTCAAGGAAATCCGCACTGAGAACCGTGGCCCTCAACTGATCCTGTCGCGTACTGCGCCAGAAATGTTGATCGAGCTGTTCCGTATCGAAGTGCCGGAAATTGCCGAAGGCCTGATCGAAGTCATGGCTGCGTCCCGCGACCCGGGTTCGCGTGCCAAGATCGCGGTCCGCTCCAAGGACAAACGCATCGACCCGCAAGGCGCTTGCATTGGTATGCGCGGTTCGCGCGTCCAGGCAGTGTCGGGCGAATTGGGCGGTGAGCGCGTGGATATCGTGCTGTGGGACGATAACCCTGCGCAGTTCGTGATCAACGCCATGTCCCCGGCCGAAGTTGCGGCAATTATTGTTGACGAAGATGCCCATGCAATGGACATCGCCGTTGGCGCAGACAATCTGGCCCAGGCCATCGGTCGTGGTGGTCAGAACGTGCGTCTGGCCAGCCAGTTGACTGGCTGGACCCTGAACGTCATGACCGAATCGGACATCCAGGCTAAGCAGCAAGCAGAAACCGGCGATATCCTGCGCAACTTCATCGACGAGTTGGAAGTCGACGAAGACCTGGCACAGGTGCTGGTAGATGAAGGCTTCACCAGCCTGGAAGAGATTGCCTACGTACCGGTGGAGGAAATGCTCAACATCGATGGCTTTGACGAAGACACCGTCAACGAGCTTCGCGCTCGGGCCAAGGATCGTTTGTTGACTAAAGCCATCGCTACTGAGGAAAAGCTGGCAGACGCCCATCCGGCCGAAGACCTGCTCTCGCTTGAGGGTATGGACAAGGATTTGGCGATGGAACTGGCGGTGCGCGGCGTAGTTACCCGCGAAGACCTGGCCGAGCAGTCTATTGACGACCTGCTCGACATCGACGGCATTGACGATGATCGTGCCGGCAAGTTGATCATGGCCGCCCGAGCCCATTGGTTCGAGTAA
- the infB gene encoding translation initiation factor IF-2 encodes MTQVTVKQLADEVKTPVERLLQQMREAGLPHTAAEEHVSDSEKQSLLTHLKSSHKAKVEEPRKITLQRKTTSTLRVAGSKSISVEVRKKKVFVQRSPEEIEAERKREMDERRAVENAARQKAEEEAKRRAEEEARRQPAAAQSATDAVAAPAAPVEAVREAAPVAAAPAPAADARKRDEPRRPDKPRADDNNRRSGGGDGERKNAPHRASVKEKAPAPRVAPRTTDEESDGFRRGGRGKAKLKKRNAHGFQSPTGPVVRDVQIGETITVGDLANQMSVKAAEIIKFMFKLGTPATINQVLDQETAQLVAEELGHKVTLVSDTALEDSLAESLKFEGETFSRAPVVTVMGHVDHGKTSLLDYIRRAKVAAGEAGGITQHIGAYHVETERGMVTFLDTPGHAAFTAMRARGAKATDIVILVVAADDGVMPQTIEAVQHAKAAGVPLVVAVNKIDKPGADLDRIRSELSVHGVTSEEWGGDTPFVSVSAKVGTGVDELLEAVLLQAEVLELKATPSAPGRGVVVESRLDKGRGPVATVLVQDGTLRQGDMVLVGSNYGRVRAMLDENGKPIKEAGPSIPVEILGLDGTPDAGDEMSVLSDEKKAREVALFRQGKFREVKLARAHAGKLENIFENMGQAEKKTLNIVLKSDVRGSLEALNGALNGLGNDEVQVRVVGGGVGGITESDANLALASNAVLFGFNVRADAGARKIVEQEGLDMRYYNVIYDIIEDVKKALTGMLGSDVRENILGIAEVRDVFRSPKFGAIAGCMVIEGTVHRNRPIRVLREDIVIFEGELESLRRFKDDASEVRAGMECGIGVKSYNDVKPGDKIEVYEKVQVARSL; translated from the coding sequence ATGACGCAAGTCACGGTGAAACAACTGGCCGATGAGGTCAAAACACCGGTAGAGCGCCTGTTGCAGCAGATGCGTGAGGCAGGTCTGCCGCACACCGCCGCCGAGGAACATGTGAGCGACAGTGAGAAGCAATCGTTGCTGACTCACTTGAAAAGCAGCCACAAGGCGAAAGTGGAAGAACCGCGCAAGATTACATTGCAGCGCAAAACAACCAGCACCCTGCGGGTGGCTGGTAGCAAGAGCATCAGCGTTGAAGTGCGTAAGAAGAAAGTCTTCGTACAGCGCAGCCCGGAAGAAATCGAAGCCGAGCGCAAACGCGAGATGGACGAACGTCGCGCAGTAGAAAATGCTGCACGTCAGAAGGCTGAAGAAGAAGCCAAGCGTCGCGCCGAAGAAGAAGCGCGTCGCCAGCCTGCTGCTGCGCAATCCGCTACTGATGCAGTCGCCGCTCCTGCAGCGCCTGTTGAAGCTGTGCGTGAGGCTGCTCCGGTTGCCGCTGCGCCAGCACCTGCTGCTGACGCTCGCAAGCGCGACGAACCTCGTCGTCCGGACAAGCCACGTGCCGACGATAACAATCGTCGCAGTGGTGGTGGCGATGGCGAGCGTAAAAACGCTCCGCATCGTGCCTCGGTCAAAGAGAAAGCGCCTGCTCCACGCGTTGCGCCACGTACTACCGACGAAGAAAGCGATGGCTTCCGTCGCGGTGGTCGCGGCAAGGCCAAGCTGAAGAAACGCAACGCCCACGGTTTCCAGAGCCCAACCGGCCCTGTCGTGCGTGATGTGCAGATCGGTGAGACCATCACGGTTGGCGATTTGGCCAATCAGATGTCGGTCAAGGCTGCTGAAATCATCAAGTTCATGTTCAAACTGGGTACTCCAGCGACCATCAACCAGGTGCTTGACCAGGAAACTGCTCAACTGGTAGCCGAAGAACTGGGCCACAAAGTGACCCTGGTCAGCGACACCGCCCTGGAAGACTCCCTGGCCGAGTCCCTTAAGTTTGAAGGCGAGACCTTCTCCCGTGCGCCAGTCGTGACCGTAATGGGCCACGTTGACCATGGTAAGACCTCGCTGCTCGACTACATCCGTCGTGCCAAGGTAGCTGCCGGCGAAGCCGGTGGTATCACCCAGCACATCGGTGCATACCACGTTGAAACCGAGCGCGGCATGGTCACCTTCCTTGACACCCCAGGTCACGCCGCGTTTACCGCAATGCGTGCCCGTGGTGCCAAGGCGACCGACATCGTGATCCTGGTAGTTGCAGCGGACGACGGCGTAATGCCGCAGACCATTGAAGCTGTCCAGCACGCCAAGGCCGCTGGTGTTCCACTGGTTGTTGCCGTGAACAAAATCGACAAGCCGGGCGCTGATCTTGATCGCATCCGTAGCGAACTGTCGGTTCACGGTGTGACTTCCGAAGAGTGGGGCGGTGATACGCCGTTCGTTTCGGTTTCGGCGAAGGTCGGTACTGGCGTAGACGAACTGCTCGAAGCTGTTCTGCTGCAAGCCGAAGTCCTGGAACTCAAAGCAACCCCATCGGCCCCGGGTCGTGGTGTTGTGGTTGAATCGCGTCTCGACAAAGGTCGTGGCCCGGTTGCTACCGTTCTGGTTCAAGACGGTACCCTGCGCCAAGGCGACATGGTGCTGGTCGGTTCGAACTATGGCCGTGTACGTGCCATGCTCGACGAGAACGGCAAGCCAATCAAGGAAGCGGGTCCATCCATCCCTGTCGAGATCCTCGGCCTGGACGGTACCCCGGACGCTGGCGACGAGATGAGCGTTCTGTCGGACGAGAAGAAAGCCCGTGAAGTGGCTCTGTTCCGTCAAGGCAAGTTCCGCGAAGTCAAACTGGCCCGTGCTCACGCCGGCAAGCTGGAAAACATCTTCGAGAACATGGGCCAGGCAGAGAAGAAGACGCTCAACATCGTCCTCAAATCTGACGTCCGTGGTTCCCTCGAAGCGTTGAACGGCGCCTTGAACGGCCTGGGTAACGACGAAGTGCAAGTGCGTGTTGTCGGTGGCGGTGTCGGTGGTATCACCGAGTCCGACGCCAACCTGGCACTGGCTTCCAACGCTGTACTGTTCGGCTTCAACGTGCGTGCCGATGCTGGCGCACGGAAGATCGTCGAGCAGGAAGGCCTGGACATGCGTTACTACAACGTCATCTACGACATCATCGAAGACGTCAAGAAGGCCCTCACCGGCATGCTTGGCAGTGACGTCCGGGAAAATATCCTGGGTATCGCCGAAGTTCGTGACGTGTTCCGTTCGCCGAAGTTCGGCGCGATCGCCGGTTGCATGGTTATCGAAGGTACTGTGCACCGTAACCGTCCAATCCGTGTACTGCGTGAAGACATCGTTATCTTCGAAGGCGAGCTGGAATCCCTGCGCCGCTTCAAGGATGACGCTTCTGAAGTACGTGCCGGCATGGAATGCGGTATTGGCGTCAAGAGCTACAACGACGTCAAGCCTGGCGACAAGATCGAAGTTTACGAGAAGGTCCAGGTTGCTCGCAGCCTCTAA
- the rbfA gene encoding 30S ribosome-binding factor RbfA, with the protein MAKEYSRTQRIGDQMQRELAQLIRREVKDPRVGLVTITAVEVSRDVGHAKIFITVMGQDNSEEIAQSIKVLNSAAGFLRMQLAREMKLRSVPQLHFHYDESVVRGAHLSALIERAVAEDNQHPSTPEDAKE; encoded by the coding sequence ATGGCAAAAGAATACAGCCGTACCCAACGTATCGGCGATCAGATGCAGCGCGAGCTGGCCCAACTGATCCGTCGCGAAGTCAAAGACCCGCGCGTTGGCCTGGTCACCATCACTGCTGTTGAAGTGAGCCGTGACGTCGGTCACGCGAAGATCTTCATCACCGTGATGGGCCAGGACAATAGCGAAGAGATCGCACAAAGCATCAAGGTGCTCAACTCCGCCGCAGGTTTCCTGCGTATGCAGTTGGCCCGCGAGATGAAGCTGCGTAGCGTGCCCCAATTGCACTTCCACTACGACGAAAGCGTCGTGCGTGGTGCGCATCTGTCGGCCCTGATCGAGCGTGCAGTGGCTGAAGACAATCAGCATCCGTCCACACCTGAAGACGCCAAGGAGTAA
- the truB gene encoding tRNA pseudouridine(55) synthase TruB, whose protein sequence is MAQVKRIRRNVSGIILLDKPIGFTSNAALQKVRWLLNAEKAGHTGSLDPLATGVLPLCFGEATKFSQYLLDSDKGYETLMQLGKTTTTADAEGDVLQVRDVTVGRADIEAALPAFRGQISQIPPMYSALKRDGQPLYKLARAGEVVEREPRSVTIARLELLACEGDTARLAVDCSKGTYIRTLVEDIGEQLGCGAYVAELRRTQAGPFTLAQTVTLEELEAVHAEGGNEAVDRFLMPSDSGLLDWPLLHFSEHSAFYWLNGQPVRAPDAPKFGMVRVQDHNGRFIGIGEVSEDGRIAPRRLIRSE, encoded by the coding sequence GTGGCTCAGGTCAAACGTATCCGTCGTAACGTCAGCGGCATCATCCTGCTCGACAAGCCCATTGGCTTTACCTCCAATGCCGCTTTGCAGAAGGTCCGCTGGCTGCTCAATGCCGAGAAGGCCGGGCACACCGGTAGCCTCGATCCCTTGGCGACTGGCGTATTGCCATTGTGCTTTGGCGAGGCTACCAAGTTCTCCCAATACCTGCTCGATTCGGACAAGGGTTACGAAACCCTGATGCAACTGGGCAAGACCACCACCACAGCTGATGCCGAAGGTGATGTTCTGCAGGTTCGCGACGTGACCGTTGGTCGTGCAGATATTGAGGCCGCCTTACCCGCTTTTCGTGGGCAAATCAGTCAGATACCGCCGATGTACTCGGCTCTCAAGCGTGATGGCCAGCCTCTTTACAAGCTGGCACGTGCGGGCGAAGTAGTGGAGCGTGAACCGCGTTCTGTTACTATTGCGCGCTTGGAATTGCTCGCCTGTGAAGGCGACACTGCCCGTTTGGCCGTGGACTGCAGCAAAGGCACCTATATCCGTACCCTAGTGGAAGATATTGGTGAACAGCTCGGTTGCGGCGCGTACGTTGCAGAACTGCGACGCACCCAGGCAGGTCCTTTCACCTTGGCCCAGACGGTCACGCTGGAAGAGTTGGAAGCCGTGCATGCCGAAGGCGGCAACGAAGCAGTTGATCGCTTCTTGATGCCATCGGACAGCGGTTTGCTGGATTGGCCATTGCTGCACTTCTCGGAGCACAGCGCGTTCTACTGGCTTAACGGCCAACCGGTACGCGCTCCGGATGCGCCGAAGTTCGGCATGGTGCGGGTACAAGATCACAACGGTCGCTTTATCGGTATCGGTGAAGTGAGCGAAGACGGGCGCATCGCGCCGCGTCGGCTGATTCGGTCAGAATGA
- the rpsO gene encoding 30S ribosomal protein S15 — MALDVQEKAQIVADYQQAVGDTGSPEVQVALLTHNINKLQGHFKANGKDHHSRRGLIRMVNQRRKLLDYLKGKDLGRYQALIGRLGLRR, encoded by the coding sequence ATGGCTCTCGACGTTCAAGAAAAAGCACAAATCGTAGCTGACTATCAGCAAGCTGTTGGTGACACTGGTTCGCCAGAAGTGCAAGTTGCACTGCTGACCCACAACATCAACAAGCTGCAAGGTCACTTCAAGGCCAACGGTAAAGATCACCACTCCCGTCGTGGTCTGATCCGCATGGTAAACCAGCGTCGTAAGCTGCTGGACTACCTGAAAGGCAAGGATCTGGGTCGTTATCAGGCTCTGATCGGTCGCCTGGGTCTGCGTCGCTAA
- the pnp gene encoding polyribonucleotide nucleotidyltransferase, whose translation MNPVIKKFQFGQSTVTLETGRIARQASGAVLVTVDDDVSVLVTVVGAKQADPGKGFFPLSVHYQEKTYAAGKIPGGFFKREGRPSEKETLTSRLIDRPIRPLFPEGFMNEVQVVCTVLSTSKKTDPDVAAMIGTSAALAISGIPFDGPIGAARVAFHESTGYLLNPTYEQLKASSLDMVVAGTSEAVLMVESEAKELTEDQMLGAVLFAHDEFQVVINAVKELAAEAAKPTWTWAPQPEATELLGAIRSEFGAQISDAYTITIKADRYARLGELKDQVVAKLSGEEGQPSSSEVKAAFGEIEYRTVRENIVNGKPRIDGRDTRTVRPLNIEVGVLPKTHGSALFTRGETQALVVATLGTARDAQLLDTLEGEKKDPFMLHYNFPPFSVGECGRMGGAGRREIGHGRLARRSVQAMLPAADVFPYTIRVVSEITESNGSSSMASVCGASLALMDAGVPMKAPVAGIAMGLVKEGEKFAVLTDILGDEDHLGDMDFKVAGTAKGVTALQMDIKIKGITEEIMEIALGQALEARLNILGQMNQIIGQSRTELSENAPTMIAMKIDTDKIRDVIGKGGATIRAICEETKASIDIEDDGSIKIFGETKEAAEAARQRVLGITAEAEIGKIYVGKVERIVDFGAFVNILPGKDGLVHISMLSDARVEKVTDILKEGQEVEVLVLDVDNRGRIKLSIKDVAAAKASGV comes from the coding sequence GTGAACCCGGTAATCAAAAAATTCCAGTTCGGTCAGTCGACCGTTACCCTCGAGACAGGCCGTATCGCCCGTCAGGCCTCCGGCGCAGTGCTGGTCACCGTTGACGACGACGTCAGCGTATTGGTGACCGTCGTTGGTGCCAAGCAAGCCGATCCAGGCAAGGGTTTCTTCCCTCTGTCTGTTCACTACCAGGAAAAGACTTACGCTGCCGGTAAGATCCCTGGCGGTTTCTTCAAGCGTGAAGGCCGTCCTTCCGAGAAGGAAACCCTGACTTCCCGACTGATCGACCGTCCGATCCGTCCGCTGTTCCCAGAAGGCTTCATGAACGAAGTGCAGGTTGTCTGCACCGTTCTGTCCACCAGCAAGAAAACCGATCCGGACGTCGCTGCGATGATCGGTACCTCGGCTGCCCTGGCCATCTCCGGCATTCCGTTCGATGGCCCGATCGGCGCAGCTCGTGTTGCGTTCCACGAAAGCACCGGCTACCTGCTGAACCCGACTTACGAGCAACTGAAAGCTTCGAGCCTGGACATGGTCGTTGCCGGTACCTCGGAAGCCGTGTTGATGGTTGAATCGGAAGCCAAAGAGCTGACCGAAGACCAGATGCTGGGCGCCGTGCTGTTTGCTCACGACGAGTTCCAGGTTGTGATCAACGCCGTTAAAGAACTGGCTGCCGAAGCCGCCAAGCCGACCTGGACCTGGGCTCCTCAGCCAGAAGCCACCGAACTGCTGGGCGCTATCCGCTCCGAGTTCGGCGCACAGATCTCCGACGCCTATACCATCACCATCAAGGCCGACCGTTATGCTCGCCTGGGTGAGTTGAAGGACCAGGTTGTTGCCAAGTTGTCCGGTGAAGAAGGCCAACCTTCCTCCAGCGAAGTCAAGGCTGCATTCGGCGAAATCGAATACCGCACCGTTCGCGAAAACATCGTTAACGGCAAGCCACGTATCGACGGCCGTGACACCCGCACCGTGCGCCCGCTGAACATCGAAGTCGGCGTCCTGCCGAAGACTCACGGTTCGGCTCTGTTCACCCGTGGTGAAACCCAGGCTCTGGTAGTCGCGACCCTGGGCACCGCCCGTGACGCACAACTGCTGGACACCCTGGAAGGCGAGAAAAAAGACCCGTTCATGCTGCACTACAACTTCCCGCCGTTCTCGGTGGGCGAGTGTGGTCGCATGGGTGGTGCTGGTCGTCGCGAAATCGGTCACGGCCGTCTGGCCCGTCGTTCGGTCCAGGCCATGCTGCCTGCCGCTGACGTGTTCCCATACACCATCCGTGTTGTGTCGGAAATCACCGAGTCCAACGGTTCCAGCTCCATGGCTTCCGTTTGCGGTGCTTCCCTGGCTCTGATGGACGCTGGTGTGCCGATGAAGGCGCCGGTTGCCGGTATCGCCATGGGTCTGGTTAAAGAAGGCGAGAAGTTCGCCGTCCTGACCGACATCCTGGGTGACGAAGACCACCTGGGCGACATGGACTTCAAAGTAGCCGGTACCGCCAAAGGTGTGACCGCGCTGCAGATGGACATCAAGATCAAAGGCATCACCGAAGAGATCATGGAGATCGCCCTGGGCCAAGCCCTGGAAGCGCGCCTGAACATCCTCGGCCAGATGAACCAGATCATTGGTCAGTCCCGCACCGAGCTGTCGGAAAATGCTCCGACCATGATCGCGATGAAAATCGACACCGACAAAATCCGTGATGTTATCGGTAAAGGCGGCGCGACCATCCGTGCGATCTGTGAAGAAACCAAGGCCTCGATCGATATCGAAGACGACGGTTCGATCAAGATCTTCGGCGAAACCAAGGAAGCGGCTGAAGCAGCACGTCAGCGCGTACTGGGTATCACCGCGGAAGCCGAGATCGGCAAGATCTACGTCGGTAAGGTTGAGCGCATCGTCGACTTCGGCGCATTCGTCAACATCCTGCCTGGCAAGGATGGCCTGGTTCACATCTCTATGCTGAGCGACGCTCGCGTTGAGAAAGTGACCGACATCCTGAAAGAAGGCCAGGAAGTGGAAGTGCTGGTACTGGACGTGGACAACCGCGGCCGTATCAAGCTGTCCATCAAGGACGTAGCAGCAGCCAAGGCTTCGGGCGTTTAA
- a CDS encoding BON domain-containing protein encodes MKKFALATATALTLAMGANVAFAQTSQAPMTLAAGEATKAKESVSDTWITTKVKSDLLTEKGIPGSDIKVETNKGVVSLSSTVAISDSQKATAVAITKKIKGVTAVSADGLLAGGATKADNIDKTKSAAAGAKETTSDTWITTKVKADLVTEKGIPGTDIKVETNKGVVSLSSSVAVTEAQKTTAVNITKKIKGVKAVSADGLKAE; translated from the coding sequence ATGAAGAAGTTCGCTCTCGCTACTGCTACCGCTCTGACCCTGGCCATGGGTGCTAACGTGGCCTTTGCCCAGACTTCCCAAGCTCCAATGACCCTGGCGGCTGGTGAAGCCACCAAGGCAAAAGAAAGTGTTTCGGATACTTGGATTACCACCAAAGTTAAGTCTGATCTGCTGACCGAAAAAGGCATTCCTGGTTCGGACATCAAGGTTGAAACCAACAAAGGTGTGGTTTCCCTGTCGTCGACTGTAGCTATTTCGGATTCGCAGAAAGCAACCGCAGTAGCGATCACCAAGAAAATCAAAGGTGTAACCGCAGTTTCTGCTGACGGCCTGCTGGCTGGCGGCGCTACCAAGGCAGACAACATCGACAAAACCAAAAGCGCAGCAGCAGGCGCCAAAGAGACCACTTCGGATACTTGGATCACCACCAAGGTGAAAGCTGACCTGGTAACCGAGAAAGGCATTCCTGGTACCGACATCAAAGTCGAAACCAACAAGGGCGTGGTTTCCCTGTCCTCTTCGGTCGCTGTGACTGAAGCGCAGAAAACCACTGCGGTGAATATCACCAAGAAAATCAAGGGCGTTAAAGCTGTATCGGCCGACGGCCTGAAAGCAGAGTAA